One Frankia alni ACN14a DNA window includes the following coding sequences:
- a CDS encoding oxygenase MpaB family protein → MVGVRMISGAGEVRAWLGGHVLQRVAGPEGPTRREQIFEAEGERWFAEDRPIRRVHADSSMFVGGLRALLLQSLHPLAMAGVAGHSDFRHDPWGRLQRTSFFLAVTTFGPATEAERAVARVKGVHRQVRGVAPDGRPYDASDPHLLRWVHVAEVASFLAAFQRYGGGEPLDAHERDGYVADAAIVAEKLGVIDPPRTEAELVEAMREYRPELAGTPEARSAARYLLLRPPLPLPARVPYSAIALAAVGLMPAWTRWPLRLPYLPAAEATVGRLAGHGIVTTIRWATRPPSTAPGTDPDRRDT, encoded by the coding sequence ATGGTGGGTGTACGGATGATCAGTGGTGCCGGCGAGGTGCGGGCCTGGCTCGGCGGCCACGTTCTGCAGCGGGTGGCGGGTCCCGAGGGCCCGACTCGTCGAGAACAGATCTTCGAGGCCGAGGGCGAGCGCTGGTTCGCCGAGGACCGGCCGATCCGCCGCGTGCACGCGGACTCGTCGATGTTCGTCGGCGGCCTGCGGGCTCTGCTGCTCCAGTCGTTGCATCCGCTGGCCATGGCCGGCGTGGCGGGGCACTCGGACTTCCGCCACGACCCGTGGGGCCGCCTGCAACGCACCAGCTTCTTCCTCGCCGTCACCACGTTCGGTCCGGCCACCGAGGCCGAGCGGGCCGTCGCCCGGGTGAAAGGGGTCCACCGACAGGTCCGTGGGGTGGCACCCGACGGGCGCCCCTACGACGCCTCCGATCCGCACCTGCTCCGCTGGGTCCACGTGGCCGAGGTGGCCAGCTTCCTCGCCGCGTTCCAGCGCTATGGCGGAGGCGAACCACTCGACGCGCACGAGCGTGACGGCTACGTCGCCGATGCCGCGATCGTCGCCGAGAAGCTGGGAGTGATCGACCCGCCGCGCACCGAAGCCGAACTCGTCGAGGCAATGCGCGAGTACCGCCCCGAACTCGCCGGCACTCCCGAAGCGCGTTCGGCGGCCCGTTACCTGCTGCTGCGCCCGCCCCTGCCGCTACCAGCACGGGTCCCCTACAGCGCCATAGCCCTCGCGGCCGTGGGTCTGATGCCCGCCTGGACCCGCTGGCCGCTGCGGCTGCCGTACCTGCCCGCGGCGGAGGCAACCGTCGGCCGCCTGGCCGGTCACGGCATCGTCACGACCATCCGCTGGGCCACCCGCCCACCGTCGACAGCCCCCGGAACCGATCCCGATCGGCGAGACACCTGA
- a CDS encoding DUF2277 domain-containing protein: protein MCRNITELRGLEPPATADEVQAAARQFVRKISGLRRPPATADAAFETAVAEVATSVQRLLDALPARRQPPSTVPPLRRPEVRARADG from the coding sequence ATGTGTCGCAACATCACCGAACTGCGGGGACTCGAGCCGCCGGCGACCGCCGACGAGGTGCAGGCCGCCGCCCGCCAGTTCGTCCGGAAGATCAGCGGCCTTCGGCGGCCGCCGGCCACGGCGGACGCCGCCTTCGAGACCGCCGTCGCCGAGGTCGCGACCTCGGTGCAGCGGCTGCTCGACGCGCTTCCGGCCCGCCGTCAACCGCCCTCGACGGTGCCACCGCTGCGGCGGCCGGAAGTCCGCGCACGAGCCGACGGATAG